A region of Actinomycetota bacterium DNA encodes the following proteins:
- a CDS encoding HAD-IA family hydrolase, producing MTYRAVFFDAGETLVHPHPSFPDLFASVLRSEGIEVSERQVHDNVHVIVDRFAAAAADNDLWTTTAGRSRAFWHSVYEAFLDQLGIPAANGLHDTLYREFTDLSNYALFDDVVPILERLRPTGIVLGVISNFEEWLERLLEMLGVAGFFDVRVISGIEGVEKPDPAIFRLALERAGVRPEETVYVGDSPAFDVEPARELGMFPVLIDRRGRYPDAASARIASMADLPLAIGLA from the coding sequence GTGACCTACCGAGCGGTGTTCTTCGACGCGGGCGAGACCCTGGTGCACCCGCATCCGTCGTTCCCGGACCTGTTCGCGAGTGTCCTGCGGAGCGAGGGGATCGAGGTCTCCGAGCGACAGGTGCACGACAACGTCCACGTGATCGTCGACCGCTTCGCGGCGGCGGCCGCGGACAACGATTTGTGGACCACCACGGCCGGCCGCTCCCGTGCGTTCTGGCACTCGGTGTACGAGGCGTTCCTCGACCAGCTCGGTATCCCGGCCGCGAACGGCCTCCACGACACCTTGTATCGAGAGTTCACCGACCTGTCGAATTACGCGTTGTTCGACGACGTGGTGCCGATCCTCGAACGGTTGCGGCCCACCGGGATCGTGTTGGGGGTCATCTCGAACTTCGAGGAGTGGCTCGAGCGGCTGCTGGAGATGCTCGGGGTGGCGGGGTTCTTCGACGTGCGCGTGATCTCCGGGATCGAAGGTGTGGAGAAGCCGGACCCCGCGATCTTCCGGCTCGCGCTCGAGCGAGCCGGGGTCCGGCCGGAGGAGACGGTCTACGTCGGAGACAGCCCGGCCTTCGACGTGGAGCCGGCGCGCGAGCTCGGCATGTTCCCGGTCTTGATCGACCGGCGCGGCCGCTACCCCGATGCCGCTTCGGCGCGGATCGCGTCGATGGCCGATCTGCCGCTCGCGATCGGGCTCGCATGA
- the polA gene encoding DNA polymerase I, with protein MSSSSASGTIAGADEPQRLFLLDGHSLAYRAFFALPTTLATSTGQITNAVYGFTSMLIKLLTEERPDLIAVAFDRGAPTVRLEKYADYKAGRAETPNEFREQLGLIDEVLETLAVPVIGSDDGHEADDTIGSLALRAVEQGIDVTIVTADRDFFQLVRPGLNVMFNRKGISDIVRYDEAAVDERYGLPPSKYLDFVALKGDPSDNIIGVPGVGDKTASKLIQTFGSVEELAGRTVELKGKQKENVEASLDRLTLNKDLARIVTDLDLELEPGDCRMGEWDLDEVRRLFTSLEFRSLLERLEEIGHGAKPKVEVAELDLRHAGADEVATLLEAMQPKAVKIDGSGPNLLGIAVSVGGGQAAYSAQDDLGRSGAALGDASSAKWLHDAKQAETTILASGGTLGGVAFDTMLAGYLLDPAEGTYPLALMTERYLGTDLLSPIDDDGGPGASGQLFSEDGWRRPAAEAAAIALLAPEMEQRVERAGLRPLLVDVELPLSTVLARMQARGVKLDVPYLEEMAEGVRDRMATLRAEVFEHAGREFNLNSPPQLREVLYDELGLQPGKKTPKGQLSTDASVLEKLRDEHPIVDALLQWRELDKLNSTYLEALPREVDPRDGRVHTIFNQTGAATGRLSSSDPNLQNIPVRSELGRQIRRAFVPGEPGQVLLVADYSQIELRILAHLTGDEGLRSAFESDADIHTATAARVFDLPEDAVDPSLRSRAKMVNYGLAYGMNAWGLASRLGITPDEATEIMDAYFASFPSIKEYLDKQVTRAAADGYTETMLGRRRYIPELQAANPRLRDLGRRMALNAPIQGGASDVFKLAMIRVDRALESRDDLDVRMLLTVHDELVFEVGADEVEEAAALVKREMEAATDLNVPLRADIGWGPTWEEAAPAGH; from the coding sequence GTGAGCTCCTCCTCCGCCTCCGGCACGATCGCCGGCGCCGACGAGCCGCAGCGACTCTTCCTCCTCGACGGCCACAGCCTGGCCTACCGCGCGTTCTTCGCGCTCCCCACGACGCTCGCGACGAGCACCGGGCAGATCACGAACGCGGTGTACGGGTTCACATCGATGCTGATCAAGCTGCTCACCGAGGAACGGCCCGATCTGATCGCGGTGGCGTTCGACCGCGGCGCACCCACCGTTCGCCTCGAGAAGTACGCGGACTACAAGGCTGGACGCGCGGAGACGCCGAACGAGTTCCGCGAGCAGCTCGGCTTGATCGACGAGGTGCTCGAAACGCTGGCGGTCCCGGTCATCGGGTCGGACGACGGTCACGAAGCCGACGACACGATCGGCTCGCTCGCCTTACGGGCGGTCGAGCAAGGGATCGACGTCACGATCGTCACCGCGGATCGGGACTTCTTCCAGCTCGTCCGACCCGGTCTCAACGTGATGTTCAATCGGAAGGGGATCAGCGACATCGTGCGGTACGACGAAGCCGCGGTCGACGAGCGCTACGGGCTGCCGCCCTCGAAGTACCTGGACTTCGTCGCCTTGAAGGGGGACCCGAGCGACAACATCATCGGAGTGCCCGGCGTGGGTGACAAGACGGCCTCCAAGCTGATCCAGACCTTCGGGTCGGTGGAGGAGCTCGCCGGTCGCACGGTCGAGCTCAAGGGGAAGCAGAAGGAGAACGTCGAAGCGTCGCTCGATCGGCTCACGCTCAACAAGGACCTCGCCCGGATCGTCACCGACCTCGACCTCGAGCTCGAACCGGGCGACTGCCGCATGGGGGAGTGGGACCTCGACGAGGTTCGCAGGCTCTTCACCTCTCTGGAGTTCCGTTCCCTCCTCGAGCGGCTCGAAGAGATCGGACACGGCGCGAAGCCCAAGGTCGAAGTCGCGGAGCTCGACCTTCGGCACGCGGGCGCGGACGAGGTCGCGACGCTGCTCGAGGCGATGCAGCCGAAGGCGGTGAAGATCGACGGATCGGGGCCGAACCTGCTCGGTATCGCCGTCTCGGTCGGTGGTGGGCAGGCCGCATACAGCGCGCAGGACGACCTCGGTCGTTCCGGCGCCGCGCTCGGTGACGCGAGCTCGGCGAAATGGCTCCACGATGCGAAACAGGCGGAGACGACGATCCTCGCGTCCGGGGGAACCCTCGGCGGCGTGGCGTTCGACACGATGTTGGCGGGGTACCTGCTGGATCCGGCCGAGGGGACCTATCCGCTCGCGTTGATGACCGAGCGGTACCTCGGGACCGATCTGCTCTCGCCGATCGACGACGACGGAGGCCCGGGAGCGAGCGGCCAGCTCTTCTCCGAGGACGGGTGGCGAAGACCCGCCGCCGAGGCAGCGGCGATCGCGCTGCTCGCACCGGAGATGGAGCAGCGGGTCGAGCGTGCCGGTCTTCGACCCTTGCTCGTCGACGTCGAACTCCCCCTCTCGACCGTCCTGGCGCGGATGCAGGCGCGGGGGGTCAAGCTCGACGTGCCCTATCTCGAGGAGATGGCCGAGGGGGTACGCGACCGCATGGCAACCCTCCGGGCGGAGGTCTTCGAACACGCGGGACGAGAGTTCAATCTGAACTCACCGCCCCAGCTGCGCGAGGTGCTCTACGACGAGCTCGGTCTGCAGCCGGGGAAGAAGACCCCGAAGGGGCAACTCTCGACCGACGCCAGCGTTCTCGAGAAGCTGCGCGACGAGCATCCGATCGTCGACGCCCTGTTGCAGTGGCGCGAGCTCGACAAGCTCAACTCCACCTACCTCGAGGCGCTGCCGCGCGAGGTCGACCCGCGCGACGGACGCGTGCACACGATCTTCAATCAGACCGGGGCCGCGACCGGCCGGCTGTCCTCGTCGGATCCCAACCTGCAGAACATCCCCGTTCGATCCGAGCTCGGCCGCCAGATCCGCCGAGCGTTCGTTCCGGGCGAGCCGGGGCAGGTGCTGCTCGTCGCGGACTACTCACAGATCGAGCTGCGGATCCTCGCGCACCTGACCGGCGACGAGGGGCTGCGCAGCGCGTTCGAGAGCGACGCGGACATCCATACCGCGACCGCGGCGCGCGTCTTCGATCTCCCCGAGGACGCCGTGGACCCGTCGTTGCGCTCGCGGGCGAAGATGGTCAACTACGGCCTCGCCTACGGGATGAACGCATGGGGACTCGCGTCCCGGCTCGGGATCACGCCGGACGAGGCGACCGAGATCATGGACGCGTACTTCGCCAGCTTCCCCTCGATCAAGGAGTACCTCGACAAGCAGGTGACCAGGGCAGCGGCCGACGGCTACACCGAGACGATGCTCGGCCGCAGGCGCTACATCCCCGAGCTCCAAGCCGCGAACCCTCGTCTGCGCGACCTCGGTCGGCGGATGGCCCTCAACGCCCCGATCCAGGGCGGAGCGAGCGACGTGTTCAAGCTCGCGATGATCCGGGTCGACCGCGCCCTCGAGTCGAGGGACGATCTCGATGTGCGCATGCTTCTGACGGTGCACGACGAGCTCGTCTTCGAGGTCGGCGCCGACGAGGTCGAGGAGGCCGCCGCGCTCGTGAAGCGGGAGATGGAGGCTGCCACCGACCTGAACGTCCCCCTTCGCGCGGACATCGGATGGGGGCCGACCTGGGAGGAAGCTGCTCCCGCGGGGCACTGA
- a CDS encoding iron ABC transporter substrate-binding protein has protein sequence MSGTAKRLLLAVCLSALVIAGCSDGSDDRPDAGADTRDERPTLTVYTGREEEFVADLFDEFTEETGIETEVRYGDSAELAATLVEEGDASPADVFFSQDAGPLGAVDEAGLLDLLPTEILDRVDPRFRADDGDWVGTSGRGRVAVYNTETVDPKDLPDSIFGFADPEWKGRLGIAPTNSSFQAFVSAMTLTEGEETTRRWLEQIMANDPTFYEDNGATTRAVAAGEVDAGLVNHYYKYEVQAEDGKLPIENHYFEAGDPGAMINTAGVGVLVSSDALSEAEAFVDYLTSPAGQEYFATRTWEYPTVPGSGVEPVEGLIPLERFRGPDIDLSDLGAQLQPTLNLLAEVGML, from the coding sequence ATGTCCGGTACCGCCAAACGCCTGCTCCTCGCAGTCTGCCTGTCGGCGCTCGTCATCGCCGGCTGTTCGGATGGGTCCGACGACCGCCCCGACGCAGGCGCTGACACACGGGACGAACGTCCGACCCTCACCGTCTACACCGGTCGGGAGGAGGAGTTCGTCGCCGACCTGTTCGACGAGTTCACCGAGGAGACGGGGATCGAGACGGAGGTCCGGTACGGGGACTCGGCCGAGCTCGCGGCGACGCTGGTCGAAGAAGGAGACGCCTCACCGGCCGATGTCTTCTTCTCCCAGGACGCCGGCCCGCTCGGAGCCGTCGACGAGGCTGGACTCCTGGATCTGCTTCCCACCGAGATCCTCGACCGGGTCGACCCACGGTTCCGCGCGGACGACGGCGATTGGGTGGGAACGTCGGGACGCGGCCGCGTGGCCGTGTACAACACCGAGACGGTCGATCCGAAGGACCTGCCGGATTCGATCTTCGGGTTCGCCGATCCCGAGTGGAAGGGCCGGCTCGGCATCGCCCCGACCAACTCGTCGTTCCAGGCCTTCGTCTCGGCGATGACCCTCACCGAGGGTGAGGAGACGACTCGCAGATGGCTCGAGCAGATCATGGCCAACGACCCGACGTTCTACGAGGACAACGGTGCCACGACCCGTGCCGTCGCGGCCGGGGAGGTCGACGCCGGCCTCGTGAACCACTACTACAAGTACGAGGTGCAGGCCGAGGACGGCAAGCTGCCGATCGAGAACCACTACTTCGAAGCAGGAGACCCGGGAGCGATGATCAACACGGCCGGCGTCGGGGTGCTTGTGTCATCTGATGCGCTCTCGGAGGCCGAGGCGTTCGTGGACTACCTCACCTCCCCCGCCGGGCAGGAGTACTTCGCGACTCGCACGTGGGAGTACCCGACGGTTCCCGGCAGCGGGGTCGAGCCGGTGGAGGGTCTGATCCCTCTCGAGCGTTTCCGCGGTCCCGACATCGATCTGTCGGATCTGGGCGCGCAGCTGCAGCCGACGCTCAACCTGCTCGCAGAGGTCGGGATGCTGTGA
- a CDS encoding iron ABC transporter permease, producing MSEIAASDGTGRRAERARRPLPPLLVLAAGAVAIVLALPLLYLGLRATEATAQSWDLILRMRTVWLTVRTLGLAVAVTAATGLLGVTAAWLVVRTDLPLRRAWAVLFALPLVFPSYVGAFALLSALGPRGLAQQLLAGPFGVDRLPDIGGFPGAFLALTLFTYPYVYLTTAAAIRGLDPTLEESARMLGHDRWRVFRRVTLPLLRPAIAAGGLLVALYTLHDFGAVSLMRYQTFTQAIFLQYRAAFDRTPAAILSLMLVGLALIVLVMEQRARGRARYYRSGPGALRRLRPAPLGRWRLPALAFSGVLVSLALILPVAVLVYWLVRGLDAGTPLNLTLGAAGNSILVSGGGALVAFAMAVPVAILAGRFPGRLARGIERVSYAGYALPGLVVALSLVFFAANYTPAIYQSLPLVIGAYVVLFLPQVSEPLRGAMLQIDPSLEDAARTLGLSRGGVLRRVVLPLAARPAFAGIALVFLTAMKELPATLLLRPTGFETLATRIWTGASAGLYSRAAAPALLLLAISAVPLFLLAGRIEVEEVRTG from the coding sequence GTGAGCGAGATCGCCGCGAGCGACGGAACCGGACGCCGGGCCGAAAGGGCCCGGCGTCCCCTCCCTCCGCTGCTCGTCCTGGCGGCCGGCGCCGTGGCGATCGTTTTGGCCCTTCCCTTGCTCTATCTCGGGTTGCGTGCGACCGAGGCCACTGCGCAGAGCTGGGATCTGATCCTCCGCATGCGAACCGTCTGGCTGACCGTCCGCACGCTCGGCCTCGCGGTCGCGGTGACGGCAGCCACCGGTCTGTTGGGTGTGACGGCCGCGTGGCTCGTGGTGCGGACCGACCTGCCGCTGCGTCGTGCGTGGGCCGTGCTCTTCGCGCTCCCGCTCGTGTTCCCGAGCTACGTCGGGGCGTTCGCCTTGCTGTCCGCGCTGGGACCCCGCGGACTCGCCCAGCAGCTCCTCGCGGGGCCGTTCGGAGTCGACCGCCTGCCGGACATCGGGGGGTTCCCGGGAGCGTTCCTCGCGTTGACCCTGTTCACCTATCCGTACGTGTACCTGACGACCGCGGCTGCGATCCGAGGGCTCGATCCGACCCTCGAGGAATCCGCCAGGATGCTCGGACACGATCGCTGGCGTGTGTTCCGCCGCGTGACGCTGCCGCTGCTCCGCCCGGCGATCGCCGCCGGGGGGTTGCTCGTGGCCCTGTACACGCTCCATGACTTCGGGGCGGTCTCGCTGATGCGCTACCAGACCTTCACGCAGGCGATCTTCCTGCAGTACCGGGCCGCGTTCGATCGCACCCCGGCGGCGATCCTCTCGTTGATGCTGGTGGGACTGGCACTGATCGTGCTCGTGATGGAGCAGCGCGCTCGCGGGCGCGCGCGCTACTACCGGTCGGGTCCGGGGGCGCTGCGGCGCTTGCGTCCCGCACCGCTGGGCCGATGGCGGCTCCCCGCGTTGGCGTTCTCGGGGGTGCTCGTGTCCCTGGCGCTGATCCTGCCGGTCGCCGTGCTCGTCTACTGGCTCGTCCGCGGACTCGACGCCGGGACGCCGCTCAACCTCACCCTCGGAGCGGCCGGCAACTCGATCCTGGTGTCGGGGGGTGGGGCACTCGTGGCGTTCGCCATGGCCGTGCCCGTCGCGATCCTGGCGGGTCGGTTCCCCGGACGGCTCGCTCGGGGGATCGAACGCGTTTCGTATGCTGGCTATGCCTTACCGGGACTCGTCGTTGCCTTGTCTCTGGTGTTCTTCGCGGCCAACTACACGCCCGCGATCTACCAGAGCCTCCCGTTGGTGATCGGAGCCTACGTGGTCCTGTTCCTCCCACAGGTGAGCGAGCCGCTCCGCGGAGCGATGCTGCAGATCGATCCGTCCCTGGAGGACGCCGCCCGCACCCTGGGACTGTCCAGGGGCGGCGTGCTGCGCCGTGTGGTCCTTCCCCTCGCGGCTCGCCCGGCGTTCGCGGGGATCGCCCTGGTGTTCCTGACCGCGATGAAGGAACTCCCCGCGACCCTGCTGCTGCGGCCCACCGGCTTCGAGACCCTCGCGACCAGGATCTGGACCGGCGCG
- a CDS encoding PAS domain-containing protein — protein sequence MSERRPEDAPRPSGANGPAVRGFSDALADELLELVPTPVILTRVSDGRYVAVNEAFCSLVGFPREEVLARNSTDDAWADPEDRAAIIEQLRATGFVRNYPVRARDAVGNDKLGLASMRLLHLPDGPHILAVLHDATELEADRQHRLQQEADIARAQSIAHVGSWTWDLATDELWWSDELYRLFFYDPETFSGNVADAFARTHPDDMGLLEAANARALAGESGSLDYRILGPEGEVRYVHAEGRPERDEDGTIRRIVGFTQDVTEQVLLREERQQFLERLVEVQEEERRRIAADIHDDSLQVMTAVGIRLGTFAGHAQDRAHREELERLATSVQQAIDRLRRLLFELRPHALEQGGIGSALQEYLERTDDEDGWSFEVRDELGSPAPPTDVLAVAYRIAQEALTNARRHADARHVEVAIGWRDGEVELQVRDDGRGFDPRSDVAVRPGHIGLIAMRERAEQAGGRLEIESSPGRGCRVRARLPVPATDPPRSEGRGGVAADG from the coding sequence ATGAGTGAGCGGCGGCCAGAGGACGCCCCGCGCCCGTCGGGTGCGAACGGGCCGGCGGTCCGTGGTTTCTCGGATGCGCTGGCGGACGAGCTGCTCGAGCTCGTGCCGACACCGGTCATCCTCACCCGGGTCTCCGACGGTCGATACGTCGCGGTGAACGAGGCCTTCTGCTCCCTCGTCGGCTTCCCACGGGAGGAGGTGCTCGCGCGGAACTCCACCGACGATGCGTGGGCGGATCCCGAGGACCGGGCCGCGATCATCGAGCAGCTTCGTGCGACAGGGTTCGTCCGTAACTATCCGGTGCGGGCGCGCGACGCGGTAGGCAACGACAAGCTCGGCCTCGCATCGATGCGGCTGCTGCATCTGCCCGACGGCCCGCACATCCTCGCCGTGCTCCACGACGCGACCGAGCTGGAAGCAGATCGGCAACACCGTCTCCAACAGGAGGCCGACATCGCGCGCGCCCAGAGCATCGCCCACGTCGGCAGCTGGACCTGGGACCTCGCTACCGACGAACTGTGGTGGTCCGACGAGCTGTACCGGTTGTTCTTCTACGACCCGGAAACCTTCAGCGGGAACGTGGCCGACGCGTTCGCGCGAACGCATCCCGACGACATGGGGCTGCTCGAGGCGGCGAACGCCAGAGCCCTCGCGGGGGAGTCGGGCTCGTTGGACTACCGGATCCTCGGTCCCGAGGGCGAGGTGCGGTACGTCCATGCGGAGGGCCGACCGGAGCGAGACGAGGACGGGACGATCCGCCGTATCGTCGGGTTCACGCAGGATGTCACCGAACAGGTACTGCTTCGCGAAGAGCGGCAGCAGTTCCTCGAACGCCTCGTCGAAGTGCAAGAGGAGGAGCGTCGGCGGATCGCGGCCGACATCCACGACGATTCGCTCCAGGTGATGACCGCGGTGGGGATCCGCCTCGGTACCTTCGCCGGTCACGCACAAGATCGGGCGCATCGCGAGGAGCTCGAACGACTCGCGACGTCGGTCCAGCAGGCGATCGATCGGCTCCGCCGGTTGCTGTTCGAGCTGCGGCCCCACGCGTTGGAGCAGGGTGGCATCGGGTCCGCGCTCCAGGAGTATCTCGAGCGGACCGACGATGAAGACGGGTGGAGCTTCGAGGTGCGCGACGAACTCGGGAGTCCCGCCCCGCCGACCGATGTCCTCGCCGTCGCGTATCGGATCGCACAGGAGGCCCTCACGAACGCGCGCCGGCACGCTGATGCACGACACGTGGAGGTAGCGATCGGCTGGCGGGACGGCGAGGTCGAACTCCAGGTGCGCGACGACGGACGCGGGTTCGACCCGAGATCGGACGTCGCGGTTCGCCCGGGACACATCGGTTTGATCGCGATGCGCGAGCGCGCAGAGCAGGCGGGCGGACGGCTGGAGATCGAGTCCTCCCCCGGTCGCGGATGCAGGGTGCGGGCGAGGCTGCCCGTCCCCGCTACCGACCCGCCGCGCTCCGAGGGCCGCGGCGGTGTGGCGGCGGACGGCTAG
- a CDS encoding DUF2203 domain-containing protein, whose product MSERLFTPDEANAAIDDLRPRLERIKAARTVVIEHGELVRERVAGDGGGTEGSAFYEAITTLRREVEHLAAEGVLLRDPENGLVDFPAEVQGRAGFLCWRSDEQRVGFWHPPESGYRGRRPL is encoded by the coding sequence ATGAGCGAGCGGCTGTTCACCCCCGACGAGGCGAACGCCGCGATCGACGATCTTCGGCCTCGGCTCGAGCGGATCAAGGCGGCGCGAACGGTCGTGATCGAACACGGAGAGCTGGTGCGCGAACGCGTCGCCGGAGACGGCGGAGGGACCGAGGGCAGCGCGTTCTACGAGGCGATCACGACGCTGCGACGTGAGGTCGAGCACCTCGCGGCCGAGGGTGTGCTGCTCCGGGATCCGGAGAACGGTCTCGTTGACTTCCCGGCCGAGGTGCAGGGTCGCGCCGGGTTCCTGTGCTGGCGCTCCGACGAGCAGCGCGTCGGCTTCTGGCATCCGCCGGAGTCCGGGTACCGGGGACGACGACCCCTGTGA
- a CDS encoding metal-dependent transcriptional regulator has protein sequence MQKDSHPHAAAEYLEALYEMAEESIPTVQARLADWMGVSRASVSEAVKRLTRDGLVATNGRELTFTPEGEALARVLVRRHRLAEHFLIRIIGLPWHKAHEEAERWERVISDDVEARMVELLNDPGACPHGNPIPGSANEVDYENLVALKDVPSGDTATLRRLTEDLELELEVMRFFEESGLMPGATIEVRSVAPDGTMSLQVAGAPVALGSHLSDNLWVER, from the coding sequence ATGCAGAAGGACTCGCATCCCCACGCCGCCGCGGAATACCTCGAGGCGCTGTACGAGATGGCCGAGGAGAGCATCCCCACCGTGCAGGCCCGCCTCGCCGACTGGATGGGCGTGTCCCGAGCCTCCGTGTCCGAGGCCGTCAAGCGGTTGACCCGCGACGGACTCGTGGCGACGAACGGGCGCGAACTCACGTTCACGCCCGAGGGAGAGGCGCTCGCGCGCGTGCTCGTTCGCCGGCACCGTCTCGCCGAGCATTTCCTGATCCGGATCATCGGGCTCCCGTGGCACAAGGCGCACGAGGAGGCCGAGCGCTGGGAACGGGTCATCTCCGACGACGTCGAAGCGCGGATGGTCGAATTGCTGAACGATCCCGGAGCGTGTCCGCACGGCAACCCGATCCCGGGATCGGCCAACGAAGTCGACTACGAGAACCTCGTCGCACTGAAGGACGTTCCGAGCGGCGACACCGCGACCCTCCGCCGCCTGACCGAGGACCTCGAGCTCGAGCTCGAGGTGATGCGCTTCTTCGAGGAGTCCGGTCTGATGCCCGGCGCCACGATCGAGGTGCGATCGGTGGCGCCCGACGGGACGATGTCCCTCCAGGTCGCCGGCGCGCCCGTCGCGCTCGGCTCACACCTGTCCGACAACCTCTGGGTCGAGCGCTAG
- the coaE gene encoding dephospho-CoA kinase, translated as MLLVGLTGGIGSGKSTVARMLVERGAVVLDADAFSREALAPGTPGFDQVLERFGEGLRTADGSLDRAGLAAQVFSDPVRLRELESIVHPVVREAIASGAAAHRDSDAIVVIDSPLLIEMEQHDDVDLLVVVTAPDQIQVRRMVESRGFAEEDVRRRLAVQLPLEDKAEQADVVLDNGGTLHELERQVERLWRDLQVRAATEV; from the coding sequence ATGTTGCTCGTCGGCCTTACCGGCGGGATCGGTTCCGGGAAGTCGACCGTTGCCCGCATGCTCGTCGAGCGGGGCGCGGTGGTCCTGGACGCGGACGCGTTCTCCCGCGAGGCACTCGCGCCGGGAACCCCGGGGTTCGACCAGGTGCTCGAGCGCTTCGGGGAGGGGCTGCGGACCGCGGACGGCAGCCTCGATCGTGCCGGACTCGCCGCGCAGGTGTTCTCCGACCCGGTCAGGCTGCGCGAGTTGGAGAGTATCGTGCATCCCGTGGTTCGGGAGGCGATCGCCTCGGGGGCAGCGGCCCATCGCGACTCCGACGCGATCGTGGTGATCGACTCGCCGCTGCTGATCGAGATGGAGCAGCACGACGACGTCGATCTGCTCGTCGTCGTGACGGCACCTGACCAGATCCAGGTGCGGCGCATGGTCGAGTCACGCGGGTTCGCCGAGGAGGACGTCCGACGGCGACTGGCAGTGCAGCTCCCGCTCGAGGACAAGGCCGAACAGGCCGACGTCGTGCTGGACAACGGCGGCACGCTCCACGAACTCGAGCGACAGGTCGAGCGCCTCTGGCGGGACCTGCAGGTACGAGCCGCGACCGAGGTGTGA
- the rpsA gene encoding 30S ribosomal protein S1, with translation MQAPAVPEDRDYTPEELIQAMEASFRDFKDGDIVDGVVVKIDRDEVLLDIGYKSEGVIPSKELSIRHDVDPNEVVKVGDEIEALVLQKEDKEGRLILSKKRAQYERAWGRIEAVMKSGETITGPVIEVVKGGLILDIGLRGFLPASLVDLRRVRDLHPFVGTELECKIIELDRNRNNVVLSRRAFLEESQSEGRKKFLESLQKNERRKGTVSSIVNFGAFVDLGGVDGLVHVSELSWKHVDHPSEVVQVGEEVEVEVLDVDLDRERVSLSLKATQEDPWKEFERTNEAGEIIDGQVTKLVPFGAFIRVANGIEGLVHISELAEGHVESPEAVLSVGDQVRVKVIDVDVQRRRVSLSMRQVGGQPVAVAETEIEEETGDPAGEPSPAATETDTDTAIDDTEAATDGAADESPSAEESSPEESASAPAPAEPTAPPAEPTAPPAKPEAPPASEPATKPPDSRPEPSPTEADVSLESILQDLKRREGRSD, from the coding sequence ATGCAGGCGCCGGCGGTACCGGAGGATCGCGACTACACACCCGAAGAGCTCATCCAGGCGATGGAAGCGAGCTTCCGGGACTTCAAGGACGGGGACATCGTCGACGGCGTCGTCGTCAAGATCGACCGTGACGAGGTCTTGCTCGACATCGGCTACAAGTCCGAGGGGGTCATCCCCTCCAAGGAGTTGTCGATCCGTCACGACGTCGACCCGAACGAGGTCGTCAAGGTCGGGGACGAGATCGAGGCCCTCGTGCTCCAGAAGGAGGACAAAGAGGGCCGCCTGATCCTCTCGAAGAAACGTGCCCAGTACGAACGCGCATGGGGCAGGATCGAAGCGGTCATGAAGTCCGGCGAGACGATCACCGGCCCGGTGATCGAGGTGGTCAAGGGCGGCCTGATCCTCGACATCGGTCTGCGCGGGTTCCTTCCCGCGTCGCTCGTGGACCTTCGCCGCGTGCGTGACCTGCATCCGTTCGTCGGTACCGAGCTCGAGTGCAAGATCATCGAGCTCGATCGCAACCGCAACAACGTCGTCCTGTCGCGCCGCGCCTTCCTCGAGGAGTCGCAGAGCGAGGGGCGCAAGAAGTTCCTCGAGTCCCTCCAGAAGAACGAACGTCGGAAGGGAACGGTGAGCTCGATCGTGAACTTCGGTGCGTTCGTCGATCTCGGCGGCGTCGACGGGCTCGTCCACGTCTCCGAGCTGTCCTGGAAGCACGTGGACCATCCCAGCGAGGTTGTCCAGGTTGGCGAGGAGGTCGAGGTCGAGGTCCTGGACGTCGATCTCGATCGCGAGCGGGTCTCCCTCTCGCTCAAGGCCACCCAGGAGGACCCCTGGAAGGAGTTCGAACGGACGAACGAGGCCGGGGAGATCATCGACGGTCAGGTCACCAAGCTCGTGCCCTTCGGCGCGTTCATCCGCGTCGCGAACGGGATCGAAGGTCTGGTGCACATCTCCGAACTCGCGGAGGGCCACGTCGAGTCTCCAGAGGCGGTTCTGTCGGTCGGCGACCAGGTCCGGGTCAAGGTGATCGATGTCGACGTACAGCGCCGGCGCGTGAGTCTGTCGATGCGCCAGGTCGGCGGCCAGCCGGTCGCGGTCGCGGAGACCGAGATCGAGGAGGAGACCGGCGACCCGGCCGGTGAGCCCTCTCCGGCTGCCACCGAGACCGACACCGACACCGCCATCGACGACACGGAAGCCGCGACCGACGGGGCGGCGGACGAGAGCCCCTCGGCCGAGGAGAGTTCGCCGGAGGAAAGCGCCTCGGCTCCAGCACCCGCGGAACCCACCGCACCCCCCGCGGAACCCACCGCACCCCCCGCGAAGCCGGAGGCGCCCCCAGCGTCGGAGCCGGCCACCAAACCCCCCGACTCGCGTCCCGAGCCGAGCCCCACCGAGGCCGACGTCTCCCTGGAGTCGATCCTCCAAGATCTGAAGCGGCGCGAAGGCCGCTCCGACTGA